One genomic segment of Fusobacterium nucleatum includes these proteins:
- a CDS encoding M42 family metallopeptidase, whose translation MNIDLKYILNKTVELINIPSPVGYTHNAIEWVKNELKKLGIKNYNITKKGALIAYIKGKDSSYKKMISAHVDTLGAVVKKIKKNGRLEVTNVGGFAWGSVEGENVTIHTISGKTYSGTLLPIKASVHVYGDVAREMPRTEETMEIRIDEEIKTDEDVLKLGILQGDFVSFETHTKILDNGYIKSRYLDDKLCVAQILSYIKYLKDNKLKPKTDLYVYFSNYEEIGHGVSVFPEDLDEFIAVDIGLVAGEDAHGDEKKMQIIAKDSRSPYDFTLRKKLQETADKNNIEYTVGVYNRYGSDATTAILQGFDFKYACIGPNVDATHHYERCHNDGIIKTVKLLIAYL comes from the coding sequence ATGAACATAGATTTAAAATATATACTTAATAAAACAGTTGAACTTATAAATATACCAAGTCCTGTTGGTTATACTCATAATGCTATTGAATGGGTTAAAAATGAATTAAAAAAATTAGGTATAAAAAACTACAATATTACAAAAAAAGGTGCATTAATTGCATATATAAAAGGAAAAGATTCTAGCTATAAAAAAATGATTTCTGCTCATGTTGATACTTTAGGAGCTGTTGTAAAAAAAATCAAAAAGAATGGTAGACTTGAAGTAACTAATGTAGGTGGTTTTGCTTGGGGGTCTGTTGAAGGAGAAAATGTAACTATTCATACTATTTCTGGAAAAACATATTCTGGAACTTTACTTCCTATTAAGGCTTCTGTTCATGTATATGGAGATGTAGCAAGAGAAATGCCAAGAACAGAAGAAACAATGGAAATAAGAATAGATGAAGAGATTAAGACTGATGAAGATGTTTTAAAATTAGGTATTTTACAAGGTGATTTTGTTTCTTTTGAAACTCATACAAAAATTTTAGATAATGGCTATATAAAATCAAGGTACTTAGATGATAAATTATGTGTAGCTCAAATTTTATCTTATATAAAATATTTAAAAGATAATAAACTAAAACCAAAAACTGACTTATATGTATACTTTTCTAATTACGAAGAAATTGGGCATGGTGTATCAGTTTTTCCTGAAGATTTAGATGAATTTATTGCAGTTGATATTGGACTTGTTGCAGGTGAAGATGCACATGGAGACGAAAAGAAAATGCAAATTATTGCAAAAGATAGTAGAAGTCCTTATGATTTTACTCTTAGAAAAAAACTTCAAGAAACTGCTGATAAAAATAATATAGAGTATACAGTTGGAGTTTATAATAGATATGGTTCAGATGCAACAACTGCAATCTTACAAGGGTTTGATTTTAAATATGCTTGTATAGGTCCAAATGTGGATGCAACTCATCACTATGAAAGATGTCATAATGATGGAATTATCAAAACTGTAAAATTATTAATAGCTTATTTATAA
- a CDS encoding ABC transporter substrate-binding protein has translation MKKIFYLLIVISLFLVGCGQNKTESPNGNTVVIGQGAKPKSLDPHMYNSIPDLLVSRQFYNTLFSREKDGSIKPELAESYEYKNDKELDIILKKGVKFHDGSELTADDVVFSFERMKDKPGSSIMVEEIDKVEKIDDYEIKLFLKNSSSALLYNLAHPITSIVNKKYVEAGNDLSVAPMGTGAFKLIAYNDGEKIELEAFKDYFEGAPKVEKITFRAIPEDTSMLAALETGEVDIATGMPPVSTQTIEANDKLNLISEPTTATEYICLNVEKVPFNNKDFRKALNYAIDKQSIIDSIFSGRGKVAKSIVNPNVFGYYDGLEEYPFNLEKAKELIEKSAVKDMSFSLYVNDSPVRLQVAQIIQANLKDVGIDMKIETLEWGTYLQKTGEGDFTAYLGGWISGTSDADIVLYPLLDSKSIGFPGNRARYSNPEFDKEVEMARIALKPEERKEHFKNAQIISQEDSPLIVLYNKNENIGINKRIKGFEYDPTTMHKFKNLEIK, from the coding sequence ATGAAAAAAATTTTTTATTTGTTAATTGTAATTTCATTATTTTTAGTTGGTTGTGGACAAAATAAAACTGAAAGTCCCAATGGAAATACAGTTGTTATAGGTCAAGGTGCAAAACCAAAATCACTTGATCCACATATGTATAATTCCATACCTGATTTACTTGTTTCTCGTCAATTCTATAATACATTATTTTCAAGAGAAAAAGATGGAAGTATAAAACCTGAATTGGCAGAAAGCTATGAATACAAGAATGATAAAGAATTAGATATCATTTTAAAAAAGGGAGTAAAATTTCATGATGGAAGTGAATTAACAGCAGATGATGTTGTTTTTAGTTTTGAAAGAATGAAAGATAAACCTGGTTCATCGATAATGGTAGAAGAAATTGATAAGGTTGAAAAAATAGATGATTATGAAATTAAATTATTTTTAAAGAATTCTTCTTCTGCTCTTTTATATAATTTAGCTCACCCAATAACTTCCATAGTGAATAAAAAATATGTGGAAGCAGGAAATGATTTATCAGTTGCTCCAATGGGAACAGGTGCATTCAAATTAATTGCTTACAATGATGGAGAAAAAATAGAATTAGAAGCCTTTAAAGATTACTTTGAAGGAGCTCCAAAAGTTGAAAAAATAACATTTAGAGCAATCCCAGAAGATACAAGTATGCTTGCTGCATTGGAAACTGGTGAAGTTGATATAGCCACTGGTATGCCTCCTGTTTCAACTCAAACAATAGAAGCAAATGATAAATTGAATTTAATTTCTGAACCAACTACTGCAACAGAATATATTTGCTTAAATGTAGAAAAAGTTCCATTTAATAATAAGGATTTTAGAAAAGCACTTAACTATGCTATTGATAAACAAAGTATTATTGATTCAATTTTCTCTGGAAGAGGAAAAGTTGCAAAATCAATAGTAAACCCAAATGTTTTTGGTTATTATGATGGACTTGAAGAATATCCTTTTAATCTAGAAAAAGCTAAGGAGTTAATAGAAAAATCTGCAGTAAAAGATATGTCATTTTCCCTTTATGTAAATGATAGCCCAGTAAGATTGCAAGTTGCACAAATAATTCAAGCTAATTTAAAAGATGTTGGAATTGATATGAAGATTGAAACTCTTGAATGGGGAACATATTTACAAAAAACAGGAGAAGGAGATTTTACTGCCTATTTAGGAGGTTGGATATCTGGAACTTCTGATGCTGATATAGTTCTATATCCTTTATTAGATAGTAAATCAATAGGTTTTCCTGGAAATAGAGCTCGTTATTCTAATCCAGAATTTGATAAAGAAGTTGAAATGGCAAGAATAGCTTTAAAACCAGAAGAAAGAAAAGAACATTTCAAGAATGCTCAAATAATATCACAAGAAGATTCCCCACTTATTGTTTTATATAATAAAAATGAAAATATTGGTATAAATAAAAGAATAAAAGGATTTGAATATGATCCAACTACTATGCACAAATTTAAAAATTTAGAAATAAAATAA
- a CDS encoding ribonuclease H family protein — protein MAKQKYYAYFFDKKNNGIVDTWVECEKIVRGTKARYKSFIDRTVAQDWLDSGASYERNIGLNAPVNTTLEKGIYFDSGTGRGIGVEVRITDENKENILDKISPNALKKLLKDTAWIKNEFGNIQLETGRTNNFGELIGFYFALNCAELLKYNVISGDSRLVIDYWSLGRFHESNLESDTICYINKVIQLRKEFEKNKGTVKHISGDINPADLGFHR, from the coding sequence ATGGCTAAACAAAAATATTATGCTTATTTTTTTGATAAAAAAAATAATGGAATAGTAGATACTTGGGTTGAATGTGAAAAGATAGTTCGTGGAACAAAAGCTAGGTATAAATCATTTATAGATAGAACTGTTGCTCAAGATTGGTTAGATAGTGGAGCAAGTTATGAAAGAAATATAGGGTTAAATGCTCCTGTGAATACTACATTAGAAAAAGGTATATATTTTGATTCTGGTACAGGTAGAGGAATTGGGGTAGAAGTTAGAATTACAGATGAAAATAAAGAAAATATCTTAGATAAAATATCCCCAAATGCATTAAAAAAATTATTAAAGGATACTGCTTGGATAAAAAATGAATTTGGAAATATTCAGCTTGAAACAGGAAGAACAAATAATTTTGGAGAACTTATAGGATTTTATTTTGCTCTAAACTGTGCAGAATTATTAAAATATAATGTTATTTCAGGAGATAGTCGTTTAGTTATAGACTACTGGTCTTTGGGAAGATTTCATGAAAGTAATTTAGAATCAGATACTATATGTTACATAAATAAAGTTATACAATTAAGAAAGGAGTTTGAAAAAAATAAAGGAACAGTAAAGCATATCTCTGGGGATATCAATCCTGCGGATTTAGGTTTTCATAGATAG
- a CDS encoding TIGR02206 family membrane protein encodes MEDKFVLFSNQHFITMGIGFISCILLVFLGFFTEKKSTFAKIVAIVVLGVKIAELSFRHYYYGETTAQLLPLHLCPIVIILSIFMMFFHSEVLFQPVYFWSIGAFFAILMPDIRDGMSNFASQSFFITHFFILFSTVYAFVHFRFRPTKSGFICSFLMLVILAFIMYFINNRLGTNYLYVNHPPVTKSLVDFMGPWPYYIFSLAGIDIAISFFMYLPFRRNKKSKYVSWRSY; translated from the coding sequence TTGGAGGATAAGTTTGTATTATTTAGTAATCAACATTTTATAACAATGGGAATTGGTTTTATTTCCTGTATTTTGCTAGTGTTCTTAGGTTTTTTTACAGAAAAAAAATCAACTTTTGCTAAAATTGTAGCTATTGTTGTTTTAGGAGTAAAGATAGCAGAATTATCATTTAGGCATTATTATTATGGCGAGACAACAGCTCAGCTTTTACCACTGCATCTATGTCCAATAGTAATAATACTTTCTATTTTTATGATGTTTTTTCATAGTGAAGTATTATTTCAACCAGTTTATTTCTGGTCAATAGGAGCATTTTTTGCAATACTTATGCCAGATATAAGAGATGGAATGAGCAATTTTGCCTCTCAAAGTTTTTTTATAACTCATTTCTTTATTTTATTTAGTACAGTCTATGCTTTTGTTCATTTTAGATTTAGACCTACAAAGAGTGGATTTATTTGTTCGTTTTTAATGTTGGTAATACTTGCATTTATAATGTATTTTATAAATAATAGATTGGGAACAAATTATTTATATGTTAATCATCCACCAGTAACAAAGAGTTTAGTTGATTTTATGGGACCATGGCCATATTATATATTCTCGCTTGCTGGAATAGATATAGCAATTTCTTTCTTTATGTATTTACCATTTAGAAGAAATAAAAAATCAAAATATGTAAGTTGGAGAAGTTATTAA
- a CDS encoding TrkH family potassium uptake protein: MNTKIISYVISNLFKILMFLFLFPLAVSIYYKEGLKFSMAYIVPIIILCILTYFLSDKTPENQSFFSKEGLVIVSLSWLLISFFGALPFVISGSISNIVDAFFESVSGFTTTGASILPEVESLSKSILFWRSFTHVVGGMGVLVLVLAILPKGNNQALHIMRAEVPGPTVGKIVAKINYNSRILYIIYISMIIILIIFLLLGGMPLFDACIHAFGTAGTGGFSCKNTSIGFYNSAYIDYVTSIGMIAFGLNFNLFYLLILGNIKQVFKSEEAKYYLGIIFIATTFICINIYPIYSSISRMIRDVFFTVSSIITTTGFSTVDFDKWPPFSKTILMFLMFCGACAGSTAGGFKVSRLAILIKKFVREFKKIGHPNKVLNIKLEGKTLDKEMLEGVDSYFILYSVILFILLLITAWDSDTFITALSAVLATFNNIGPGLGAVGPTSNFASYSAFTKIVLSLGMLLGRLEIIPLLILVSPRIYRKRD; this comes from the coding sequence ATGAACACTAAAATTATATCTTATGTCATATCAAATTTATTTAAAATATTGATGTTTTTATTTTTATTTCCACTTGCAGTAAGTATTTACTATAAAGAAGGATTAAAATTTTCAATGGCTTATATTGTCCCAATAATTATTTTATGTATACTAACTTATTTTTTATCAGATAAAACTCCTGAAAATCAATCTTTTTTTTCAAAAGAAGGCTTAGTTATTGTTTCTCTATCTTGGCTACTTATATCATTTTTTGGAGCATTACCCTTTGTTATTAGTGGTTCTATTTCTAATATAGTAGATGCTTTTTTTGAAAGTGTAAGTGGCTTTACTACAACAGGTGCTAGTATACTACCAGAAGTTGAAAGTTTAAGTAAGTCAATATTATTTTGGAGAAGTTTTACCCATGTTGTTGGCGGTATGGGTGTATTAGTTTTAGTTTTAGCAATACTTCCAAAAGGAAATAATCAAGCATTACATATAATGAGAGCTGAAGTCCCAGGTCCAACAGTTGGAAAAATTGTTGCTAAAATAAATTATAATTCAAGAATTTTATATATAATTTATATCTCAATGATTATTATACTAATAATTTTTTTACTATTGGGAGGAATGCCTTTATTTGATGCTTGTATTCATGCTTTTGGTACAGCTGGAACTGGAGGATTTAGTTGTAAAAATACAAGTATAGGTTTTTATAACAGTGCTTATATAGACTATGTAACTTCTATTGGTATGATAGCTTTCGGGCTTAATTTTAACTTATTCTATCTTTTAATTTTAGGTAATATTAAACAAGTTTTTAAAAGTGAAGAAGCTAAATATTATTTAGGAATAATTTTTATAGCAACAACTTTTATTTGTATTAATATATATCCTATCTATTCTTCAATCTCAAGAATGATAAGAGATGTATTTTTTACAGTTTCTTCTATTATTACAACAACTGGCTTTTCAACAGTAGACTTTGATAAATGGCCACCATTTTCAAAAACTATTCTTATGTTTTTAATGTTTTGTGGAGCTTGTGCTGGGTCAACAGCTGGAGGATTTAAAGTTTCTAGACTTGCTATACTTATAAAAAAATTTGTAAGAGAATTTAAAAAAATAGGTCACCCAAATAAAGTATTAAATATTAAACTTGAAGGAAAAACATTAGATAAAGAAATGCTTGAAGGTGTAGATAGCTACTTTATACTTTATTCAGTTATTCTTTTCATATTATTATTGATTACTGCTTGGGATTCTGACACTTTTATAACAGCATTAAGTGCTGTACTTGCTACATTTAATAATATAGGTCCTGGACTTGGTGCAGTTGGTCCTACATCAAATTTTGCAAGTTATTCAGCATTTACAAAAATTGTTTTATCATTAGGAATGTTATTAGGACGTTTGGAAATAATTCCACTTTTAATTCTAGTTTCACCTAGAATTTACAGAAAAAGAGATTAA
- the pssA gene encoding CDP-diacylglycerol--serine O-phosphatidyltransferase has product MVKKKYIAPNLITAGNMFLGYLSITESIKNNFNMAIWFILLAMVCDGLDGKTARKLDAFSEFGKEFDSFCDAVSFGLAPSMLIYSILTKNVPGSPFIVPVSFLYALCGVMRLVKFNIINVASSEKGDFSGMPIPNAAAMVVSYIMICNVLETTFGLTIFNIRVFIAISVISAGLMVSTMPFKTPDKTFSFIPKKLALIIILGLLVSMYWTLNYSVFIISYTYVLLNILTYFYKRFGSEEEKDEDELTEEFIEVDENEEKGE; this is encoded by the coding sequence ATGGTTAAAAAGAAGTATATTGCTCCTAATCTTATTACAGCAGGAAATATGTTTTTAGGTTATTTAAGTATAACTGAATCAATAAAAAATAATTTTAATATGGCTATATGGTTTATTTTACTTGCTATGGTCTGTGACGGTTTAGATGGAAAGACAGCTAGAAAACTAGATGCATTTAGTGAATTTGGGAAAGAATTTGATTCATTTTGTGATGCAGTTTCATTTGGACTAGCTCCATCAATGTTAATTTATTCAATATTAACAAAAAATGTTCCAGGAAGTCCATTTATAGTTCCAGTTTCATTTCTATATGCTCTTTGTGGAGTAATGAGATTAGTTAAATTTAATATTATCAATGTTGCTTCAAGTGAAAAGGGAGATTTTAGTGGAATGCCTATTCCTAATGCCGCTGCAATGGTAGTATCTTATATTATGATTTGTAATGTTTTAGAAACAACATTTGGCTTAACTATTTTTAATATAAGAGTTTTTATAGCAATTTCAGTAATATCAGCAGGACTAATGGTAAGTACAATGCCATTTAAAACACCTGATAAAACCTTCTCATTTATTCCTAAAAAATTAGCTTTAATTATTATTTTAGGACTTTTGGTTTCTATGTATTGGACATTAAATTATAGTGTATTTATTATTTCTTACACTTATGTTTTACTAAATATACTTACATATTTTTATAAAAGATTTGGAAGTGAAGAAGAAAAAGATGAAGATGAGCTAACAGAAGAGTTTATAGAAGTAGATGAAAATGAAGAAAAAGGTGAGTAA
- a CDS encoding phosphoribosylformylglycinamidine synthase, which translates to MSDLRFFVEKKKGFDLEAKRLEKQFKEELGVNVKDLRLINCYDIFNLNDDKEDVEKIKKMILSEPVTDTITTELDLKGRKYFAVEFLPGQFDQRADSALQCIDIVSSEKQNADILTSKIIILNNELSDEELSKIKKFYINPIEMREKDLSILKKEEILFNSEIIIYNKFISLNDSEIEKMRIDLGLSMSFEDLKFIQEHFKKINRNPTETEIKVLDTYWSDHCRHTTFETKINKVTFPNSEFGKQMEKEFNDYLKLKEEVSKKRDVSLMDMATIVAKYLKKEGNLDNLEVSEENNACSVYVDVEVEDFEGKKAIEKWLLMFKNETHNHPTEIEPFGGASTCLGGAIRDPLSGRAYVYQAIRVTGSGNPLETVEETLKGKLPQKKITTGAASGYASYGNQIGIATSLVSEIYHDGYKAKRMEVGAVVAAAPVENIVRKSPAPSDSIIIIGGKTGRDGCGGATGSSKEHNDKSLLLCGAEVQKGNAPEERKIQRLFRNPNATKLIKKCNDFGAGGVSVAIGELADGVEVNLDLVPVKYDGLNGTELAISESQERMAVIVSKEDTEKFLKYVDEENLLGTVVGYVTDKNRLTLNWKGKAIVDISRDFLNTNGVKQNIDIEVRDYKDENIFEKFKTSDSSLEKKWLHNIKKLNVVSQKGLVEMFDSSVGAGTVLAPFGGKYQMSPTDVSIMKFPVLDKNTDTASAITWGFNPYISEWSTYHGAIYAVVESLAKLVAAGVDYKTARLSFQEYFEKLGKDSYKWSKPFLALLGAMKAQKDFDVAAIGGKDSMSGTFNDISVPPTLISFAVSPVNVNDVISTEFKEAKNKIYLVENKINEKDFLFDSEKLKENFDFILKNIKNKKIVSAMAIKMGGVAEALSKMSFGNRLGFEINNKDVDLFSLKPASILIETTEELSYKNATLLGEVSDKFEGKVNGENINLEEVKSTWLDKLKPIFPYKLEEKIETYDIKNKTSEKKIYKSSITIAKPRVIIAAFPGTNSEYDMYNRFNENGGEAKITLLRNLTQKHLVESVDEMCKDLRNSQIFVLPGGFSAGDEPDGSGKFMAAVLQNPKLMDEIKAFLDRDGLILGVCNGFQALVKSGLLPYGEIGNVHENSPTLTFNKIGRHISQIVKTKIITNNSPWLLSFEIGETFDIPVSHGEGRFYASDKVLKQLFENGQIATQYVNFDLEATNEFRFNPNGSSFAIEGIISPDGRIFGKMGHSERYSKDTFKNIDGNKNQNLILNGIKYFK; encoded by the coding sequence ATGTCAGATTTAAGATTTTTTGTTGAAAAGAAAAAAGGTTTTGATTTAGAAGCAAAAAGATTAGAAAAACAGTTTAAAGAAGAATTAGGAGTAAATGTCAAAGATTTAAGATTAATAAACTGCTATGATATTTTTAATCTTAATGATGACAAGGAAGATGTTGAAAAAATTAAAAAAATGATATTATCAGAACCAGTTACTGATACTATCACAACAGAACTTGATTTAAAAGGAAGAAAATATTTTGCTGTTGAGTTTTTACCAGGGCAATTTGACCAAAGAGCAGACTCAGCTTTGCAATGTATTGATATAGTGTCAAGTGAAAAACAAAATGCAGATATATTAACTTCAAAAATTATCATATTAAATAATGAGCTTAGTGATGAAGAATTAAGTAAAATCAAGAAATTCTATATTAATCCTATTGAAATGAGGGAAAAAGATTTATCAATATTGAAGAAAGAAGAAATTTTATTTAATTCTGAAATAATTATTTACAATAAATTTATTTCATTAAATGATAGTGAAATAGAAAAAATGAGAATAGATTTAGGACTTTCTATGTCTTTTGAAGATTTAAAATTTATTCAAGAACATTTTAAGAAAATAAATAGAAATCCTACTGAAACTGAAATCAAAGTTTTAGATACTTATTGGTCTGACCATTGTAGACATACAACATTTGAAACAAAAATAAATAAAGTTACATTTCCTAACTCAGAATTTGGAAAACAAATGGAAAAAGAATTCAATGATTATTTAAAATTAAAAGAAGAAGTTTCTAAAAAAAGAGATGTTTCTTTAATGGATATGGCAACAATAGTTGCAAAATATTTAAAGAAAGAAGGAAATTTAGATAATTTAGAAGTTTCTGAAGAAAACAATGCTTGTTCTGTCTATGTAGATGTTGAAGTAGAAGACTTTGAAGGAAAGAAAGCTATTGAAAAATGGCTATTGATGTTTAAAAATGAAACTCATAATCACCCAACTGAGATAGAACCATTTGGTGGAGCTTCAACTTGTTTAGGTGGAGCAATAAGAGACCCACTATCTGGTAGAGCATATGTATATCAAGCAATAAGAGTTACAGGTTCTGGGAATCCACTTGAAACTGTTGAAGAAACTTTAAAAGGAAAATTACCTCAAAAGAAAATTACAACAGGAGCAGCTAGTGGATATGCTTCTTATGGAAATCAAATAGGAATTGCAACTTCATTGGTATCTGAAATTTATCATGATGGATACAAGGCAAAAAGAATGGAAGTTGGAGCAGTTGTAGCAGCAGCACCTGTGGAAAATATAGTTAGAAAATCTCCTGCACCTAGTGATAGCATAATTATTATAGGTGGTAAAACAGGCAGAGATGGTTGTGGAGGAGCAACTGGTTCTTCTAAGGAACATAATGATAAATCACTTTTATTATGTGGAGCAGAGGTCCAAAAAGGTAATGCACCAGAAGAAAGAAAGATACAAAGATTATTTAGAAATCCAAATGCAACAAAACTTATAAAAAAATGTAATGACTTTGGAGCAGGAGGAGTTTCAGTTGCTATTGGTGAATTAGCAGACGGAGTTGAAGTAAATCTTGATTTAGTTCCTGTTAAATATGATGGATTAAATGGAACAGAGTTAGCTATATCTGAATCACAAGAAAGAATGGCAGTTATAGTTTCAAAAGAAGATACTGAAAAATTCTTAAAATATGTAGATGAAGAAAATTTACTTGGAACAGTTGTAGGTTATGTAACCGATAAAAATAGATTGACTTTAAATTGGAAAGGTAAAGCAATAGTAGATATTTCAAGAGATTTCTTAAATACTAATGGTGTTAAACAAAATATAGATATAGAAGTTAGAGATTACAAAGATGAAAATATTTTTGAAAAGTTTAAAACTTCTGATAGTAGTTTAGAAAAAAAATGGCTACATAATATTAAAAAATTAAATGTTGTTTCTCAAAAAGGTTTAGTAGAAATGTTTGATTCTTCTGTTGGAGCAGGAACTGTATTAGCACCATTTGGTGGAAAATATCAAATGTCCCCAACTGATGTTTCTATAATGAAATTTCCAGTTTTAGATAAAAATACAGATACTGCTTCTGCTATAACTTGGGGGTTTAATCCTTATATATCTGAATGGTCAACATATCATGGAGCTATCTATGCAGTGGTAGAGTCATTAGCAAAATTGGTAGCAGCAGGAGTTGACTATAAAACAGCTAGACTTTCATTCCAAGAATATTTTGAAAAACTTGGTAAAGATTCATATAAATGGTCTAAACCATTCCTTGCATTACTTGGAGCTATGAAAGCACAAAAAGATTTTGATGTAGCAGCTATTGGTGGTAAGGATTCTATGAGTGGAACATTTAATGATATCTCTGTACCCCCTACATTAATTTCATTTGCAGTTAGTCCTGTAAATGTAAATGATGTTATATCAACTGAATTTAAAGAAGCTAAAAATAAAATATATTTGGTTGAAAATAAAATTAATGAAAAAGATTTTCTATTTGATAGTGAAAAATTAAAAGAAAACTTTGACTTTATATTAAAAAATATAAAAAATAAGAAAATAGTATCTGCAATGGCTATAAAAATGGGTGGAGTTGCGGAAGCATTATCTAAGATGAGTTTTGGAAATAGATTAGGTTTTGAAATAAATAATAAAGATGTAGATTTATTCAGTTTAAAACCAGCTTCTATTTTAATTGAAACAACAGAAGAATTATCATATAAAAATGCTACCTTATTAGGAGAAGTTAGTGATAAGTTTGAAGGAAAAGTAAATGGAGAAAATATTAATTTAGAAGAAGTTAAATCTACTTGGTTAGATAAATTAAAACCTATTTTTCCATATAAGTTAGAAGAAAAAATAGAAACTTATGATATTAAAAATAAAACATCTGAAAAGAAAATCTATAAGTCATCAATAACTATTGCTAAGCCAAGAGTTATTATAGCAGCTTTCCCAGGAACTAACTCTGAATACGATATGTATAATAGATTCAATGAAAATGGTGGAGAAGCAAAAATAACTTTACTTAGAAATTTAACCCAAAAACATTTAGTTGAATCAGTTGATGAAATGTGTAAAGATTTAAGAAATTCTCAAATATTTGTTTTACCAGGAGGATTTAGTGCTGGAGATGAACCTGATGGTTCAGGTAAATTTATGGCAGCAGTTTTACAAAATCCAAAACTTATGGATGAAATAAAAGCTTTCTTAGATAGAGATGGACTTATTTTAGGTGTATGTAATGGTTTCCAAGCCTTAGTTAAATCTGGTTTGTTACCTTATGGAGAAATTGGAAATGTTCATGAAAATTCTCCTACTCTTACATTTAATAAAATAGGTAGGCATATTTCTCAAATAGTAAAAACAAAAATAATTACAAATAATTCTCCTTGGTTATTATCTTTTGAAATAGGTGAAACATTTGATATTCCAGTATCACATGGAGAAGGAAGATTCTATGCTAGTGATAAAGTGCTAAAACAACTATTTGAAAATGGACAAATAGCAACTCAATATGTAAACTTTGATTTAGAGGCTACAAATGAATTTAGGTTTAATCCTAATGGTTCTAGTTTTGCTATTGAGGGAATTATATCTCCTGATGGTAGGATTTTTGGAAAAATGGGACACTCAGAAAGATATTCAAAAGATACATTTAAAAATATAGATGGCAATAAAAATCAAAACTTAATATTAAATGGAATAAAATATTTTAAATAA
- the purE gene encoding 5-(carboxyamino)imidazole ribonucleotide mutase, with translation MKVGIIFGSKSDVDMMKGAADCLKKFGIEYSAHVLSAHRVPELLEETLEKFEKEDYGVIIAGAGLAAHLPGVIASKTVLPVIGVPIKAAVEGLDALFSIVQMPKSIPVATVAINNSYNAGMLAVEILAVGNKELRAKLLEFRKEMKEDFKKNIHVEL, from the coding sequence ATGAAGGTAGGAATTATATTTGGTAGTAAATCAGATGTTGATATGATGAAAGGAGCAGCAGATTGTTTAAAAAAGTTTGGAATAGAATACTCTGCACATGTTTTATCTGCACATAGAGTTCCAGAACTTTTAGAAGAAACTTTGGAAAAATTTGAAAAAGAAGACTATGGAGTTATCATTGCTGGAGCAGGACTTGCGGCACATTTACCAGGAGTTATTGCTTCAAAAACTGTTTTACCTGTGATTGGAGTACCTATAAAAGCTGCAGTGGAAGGTTTAGATGCACTGTTCTCAATAGTACAAATGCCTAAATCAATTCCAGTTGCAACTGTAGCAATTAATAATTCATATAATGCAGGAATGTTGGCAGTAGAAATATTAGCAGTTGGAAACAAAGAATTAAGAGCAAAACTTTTAGAATTTAGAAAAGAAATGAAAGAAGATTTCAAAAAAAATATACATGTGGAATTATAA